Proteins from one Hemibagrus wyckioides isolate EC202008001 linkage group LG16, SWU_Hwy_1.0, whole genome shotgun sequence genomic window:
- the dgat2 gene encoding diacylglycerol O-acyltransferase 2, protein MKTLLTAYSRVKKGSGSRFLSALQDLPSAPWLSKSKLVKQLQAISVLQFIITFLVMGTAATVLLLYLLCTDCWVISAVYIAWLIFDWNTPKQGGRRSAWVRNWTVWKYFRDYFPIRSNAVVIVVGGAAESLDCAPGMNSVTLRNRKGFIKLALQKGADLVPVYSYGENEAYKQVIFEEGSWWRWVQRKLQKLLGFAPCIFHGCGFFSTESWGFVPYGKPINTVVGEPITVPKMEDPTPDVVEMYHTMYVNSLTTLFNKYKTRFGLKESDILHIH, encoded by the exons ATGAAGACTTTACTCACAGCATACTCACGGGTTAAaaagg gctcaGGTTCTCGGTTCCTCTCGGCTCTGCAGGATTTGCCCTCAGCTCCATGGCTCTCCAAATCCAAACTGGTGAAGCAGCTTCAGGCCATCTCCGTCCTCCAGTTCATCATCACCTTCCTCGTTATGG GCACTGCGGCCACTGTGCTGTTGCTCTACCTGCTGTGCACAGACTGCTGGGTAATCTCCGCTGTTTACATCGCCTGGCTCATCTTCGACTGGAACACACCTAAacagg gtGGCCGTAGATCAGCATGGGTGAGGAACTGGACCGTCTGGAAGTATTTCAGAGACTATTTCCCCATCAGA TCAAACGCTGTGGTCATCGTAGTGGGCGGAGCTGCTGAGTCTCTGGACTGCGCCCCAGGAATGAACTCCGTCACCCTGAGAAACCGCAAAGGCTTCATCAAACTCGCACTGCAGAAagg agcgGACCTGGTGCCTGTGTACTCCTATGGGGAGAATGAGGCGTATAAGCAGGTGATATTTGAGGAGGGCTCGTGGTGGCGTTGGGTTCAGAGGAAGCTGCAGAAACTGCTGGGTTTCGCTCCCTGCATCTTCCACGGCTGTGGATTTTTCTCCACCGAGTCGTGGGGCTTCGTCCCGTACGGAAAACCCATCAACACCGTcg TTGGAGAACCCATCACAGTGCCCAAGATGGAGGACCCGACTCCGGACGTGGTGGAAATGTACCACACCATGTACGTCAACTCTCTCACCACACTCTTCAACAAATACAAGACACGCTTTGGCCTGAAAGAGTCCGACATCCTCCACAttcactga